A single region of the Silene latifolia isolate original U9 population chromosome 8, ASM4854445v1, whole genome shotgun sequence genome encodes:
- the LOC141595577 gene encoding uncharacterized protein LOC141595577 — protein sequence MDVPDTEEPEETQPQSLLRLTKEDVAGEISFWSTSVYCYVLGANPPSNVITGFLKRVWQAYGVDRVSFLPNGIFLVRFKSKEHQQMVLKNGHLQFDNKPVIINEWKPDSELLKHDVSRIPLWMKIYGLDIKFWGANCLKKICGGVGSFIRCDEATANKAFLGYARLMVEVTIGQTFPTELQFIDENDNIQKVRVVYDWLPTTCSSCQGMGYTEDRTQQPKHVPPQVPQRPKKVVAQTAKEPSPPQRVQTPVVVRRTAPITDSVPVVEHHHKGGRIWLIWEPSMFCVDVKDVTAQSIHVEVTDRGRGCTYWMTLVYGFNKAADRDSLWGKLRTYASLINGPWLVCGDINAIMANDERIGGASITSAEIRPMVNAMFDCNFCANFLPEGLFDHCPCLINLDVVGDKKKAPFKYFNMWSMAEGFEDVTKLRADPLNVELCNAERICAQEVVFLTKARMDFLKQKAKVAWVKEGDASTFFFHASIKRMRGRNRVYQIKDMHGRLCTKSEDIKAAFEEYYVSLLGTSNQEIRLAMFDILGTKAPGPDGFSSQFFKDSWNVVGKDVIKAIQSVFRSGQLLKQCNNTLITLVPKMEIHKNVLQFRPIACCNTIYKCLSKVICNRLSKILPDLVSPSQSAFIRGRDIVGNILICQDLIRLYKRKSCSPRMMMKLDMQKAYDSIEWSFVEEMLRALDFPELMVSLLMQCVTTPSYSIALNGEVFGFFKGQRGLRQGDQLSPLLFTLCLEYLSRILLTTQKMQNFRFHPLCKRIGLTHLCFADDLILFCKGDRASIELMINAFHFFSKASGLKLNKGKSNFYANGVDEGILKEVETVIGMCRGSVPFKYLGVTVSPKRISIGAWAPDISLMLGELEPGSSPALVAWEKVCSSKKHGGLGLKNLHYWNCAAVGKYVWWIENKEDHLRVKWVHVIYIKGKVWKDYSPPINSSWAWRKICQTKNILKDSIWDQNISYSIKRGYEWLVPANPTVPWYRWSLNNWIMHKHGFICWLAAQGHLLTQDRLNMMLITQTNCCYLCVPRSPLFTLVDKVEMQEYMSEEDNWNDPGCFNLSLVDG from the exons ATGGACGTCCCTGATACTGAGGAACCGGAGGAAACTCAACCGCAATCATTGCTCCGTCTAACAAAAGAGGATGTTGCTGGTGAGATTTCTTTTTGGTCTACGTCTGTTTACTGCTATGTTCTGGGAGCAAATCCTCCTAGTAATGTAATTACTGGGTTTTTAAAGAGGGTTTGGCAGGCATATGGGGTAGATAGGGTGTCGTTTCTTCCTAATGGAATCTTTCTAGTGCGATTTAAGAGTAAGGAACATCAACAAATGGTCTTAAAAAATGGGCATCTCCAATTTGATAATAAGCCAGTTATAATTAATGAATGGAAGCCTGACTCTGAGTTGTTGAAACACGATGTGTCAAGGATCCCTCTTTGGATGAAAATTTATGGCTTGGATATCAAATTTTGGGGTGCCAATTGTTTGAAGAAAATCTGTGGAGGAGTTGGCAGTTTTATAAGATGTGATGAAGCTACTGCCAACAAAGCTTTTCTAGGTTATGCAAGGTTAATGGTTGAAGTAACAATTGGGCAAACGTTTCCTACTGAATTGCAATTCATTGATGAGAATGATAACATTCAGAAGGTTCGTGTGGTTTATGATTGGTTGCCTACCACTTGTAGTAGCTGTCAAGGGATGGGATATACTGAGGAT AGAACTCAGCAGCCTAAACATGTGCCTCCTCAAGTGCCTCAACGTCCAAAAAAAGTTGTTGCACAAACTGCCAAGGAACCTTCACCTCCACAGAGGGTTCAAACCCCTGTTGTGGTTAGAAGGACTGCACCTATAACTGATTCTGTTCCTGTGGTTGAACA TCACCACAAAGGGGGGAGAATTTGGTTGATTTGGGAGCCTAGTATGTTCTGTGTGGATGTTAAAGATGTTACAGCTCAAAGTATTCATGTTGAGGTCACTGATAGAGGCAGAGGCTGTACTTATTGGATGACTCTGGTTTATGGCTTTAATAAAGCTGCTGATAGGGATAGTCTTTGGGGAAAGTTAAGGACCTATGCTTCTTTGATTAATGGTCCTTGGCTTGTTTGTGGTGATATTAATGCCATTATGGCTAATGATGAAAGAATAGGAGGAGCTAGTATTACCAGTGCTGAGATAAGGCCCATGGTAAATGCTATGTTTGACTGCAATTT TTGTGCCAATTTTCTACCTGAGGGCCTCTTTGATCACTGCCCGTGCTTAATCAATTTGGATGTGGTGGGGGACAAGAAGAAGGCCCCATTTAAGTACTTCAATATGTGGTCCATGGCTGAGGGGTTTGAGGATGTG ACAAAATTGCGAGCTGACCCTCTGAATGTTGAGCTCTGTAATGCTGAAAGAATATGTGCACAAGAAGTGGTCTTTTTAACCAAGGCTAGAATGGACTTCCTCAAACAAAAAGCCAAAGTTGCCTGGGTGAAAGAGGGGGATGCTAGTACTTTCTTCTTTCATGCAAGCATCAAGAGAATGAGGGGGAGAAATAGAGTGTATCAGATCAAGGATATGCATGGGCGTTTGTGTACCAAGAGTGAGGACATTAAAGCTGCTTTTGAGGAGTATTATGTCTCTCTTTTAGGTACTTCAAATCAG GAAATCAGACTTGCTATGTTTGATATCCTTGGCACTAAGGCCCCTGGACCAGATGGGTTTAGTAGCCAGTTTTTCAAAGATAGCTGGAATGTTGTGGGCAAGGATGTGATTAAAGCTATCCAATCTGTATTTAGAAGTGGTCAGCTCCTCAAGCAATGCAATAATACTCTTATTACTCTGGTGCCTAAGATGGAAATTCATAAGAATGTATTGCAGTTTAGGCCCATAGCCTGCTGTAATACCATCTATAAATGCTTATCCAAGGTAATTTGTAACAGATTGAGCAAAATCCTCCCTGATTTAGTAAGTCCTTCACAGAGTGCTTTCATTAGGGGTAGGGATATAGTTGGGAACATTTTGATTTGCCAAGACCTCATAAGACTGTATAAAAGGAAGTCTTGTTCCCCTAGAATGATGATGAAATTGGATATGCAGAAAGCATATGATTCTATAGAGTGGTCCTTTGTGGAAGAGATGCTGAGAGCTTTAGATTTCCCTGAGTTGATGGTGTCCTTGTTAATGCAATGTGTCACGACCCCTTCATATTCTATAGCTCTAAATGGGGAGGTTTTTGGTTTCTTTAAAGGACAAAGGGGGCTCAGACAGGGTGACCAATTGTCCCCTCTCCTTTTTACCTTGTGCCTTGAGTACCTCAGTAGAATTCTGCTAACTACTCAGAAAATGCAGAATTTTAGATTTCATCCTTTATGCAAGAGAATTGGGCTGACACATTTATGCTTTGCTGATGATTTGATTCTCTTTTGTAAGGGTGATAGGGCTTCTATTGAGTTGATGATTAATGCCTTTCATTTCTTTTCTAAAGCATCTGGACTGAAACTTAATAAGGGAAAGTCCAACTTCTATGCTAATGGAGTTGATGAGGGTATACTTAAAGAAGTTGAGACTGTAATTGGCATGTGTAGGGGGTCTGTTCCTTTTAAGTATCTTGGGGTGACTGTTTCACCCAAGAGAATTTCTATAGGGGCATGGGCACCAGACATCTCTCTTATGCTGGGAGAGTT GGAACCAGGGAGCAGCCCAGCTCTGGTTGCTTGGGAGAAAGTCTGTAGCTCTAAAAAGCATGGGGGTTTAGGGCTTAAAAATCTTCATTATTGGAACTGTGCTGCAGTTGGAAAATATGTTTGGTGGATTGAAAATAAGGAAGATCATTTACGGGTGAAATGGGTACATGTCATTTATATAAAAGGGAAGGTTTGGAAAGACTATTCTCCACCCATTAACTCAAGTTGGGCTTGGAGGAAAATTTGCCAGACTAAGAATATATTGAAGGACTCAATATGGGACCAGAACATTAGCTATTCTATCAAGAGGGGGTATGAATGGCTAGTGCCTGCAAATCCTACTGTGCCATGGTATCGATGGTCTCTGAACAACTGGATCATGCATAAGCATGGTTTTATCTGTTGGCTTGCTGCTCAGGGGCACCTCCTAACTCAAGACAGACTGAACATGATGCTTATTACCCAAACTAACTGTTGTTATCTGTGTG TTCCCAGATCACCATTGTTTACATTGGTGGATAAAGTTGAGATGCAGGAGTATATGTCAGAAGAAGATAATTGGAATGATCCTGGCTGCTTTAATCTATCACTTGTGGATGGCTAG